The Vigna unguiculata cultivar IT97K-499-35 chromosome 6, ASM411807v1, whole genome shotgun sequence genome contains a region encoding:
- the LOC114188337 gene encoding uncharacterized protein LOC114188337 yields MEDWEEAHEAIKADINELKDQVGQILEVLKLLKALGKASSARVEENAHSYGMPMGTSVSFPMYGLPPGYTPPVGECSDAEQTSFSFPAANNTLSIGPRMTVAPQPPKTFNDADVVTKAVPHATVQAISTVVDGAKSKLEILEERIRAIEGGRSYGFDDVARLSLVPGVMIPHKFKVQEFEKYKGTTCPKSHMIMYDRKMAAYAYDEKLLIH; encoded by the exons ATGGAAGATTGGGAAGAGGCCCATGAAGCTATAAAGGCTGACATTAACGAGCTGAAGGATCAAGTGGGCCAAATCCTGGAGGTCTTGAAGTTACTGAAGGCTTTAGGAAAGGCCTCATCCGCTAGGGTCGAGGAGAATGCTCATTCTTATGGAATGCCTATGGGCACGTCAGTTTCGTTCCCAATGTACGGTCTGCCACCGGGATACACTCCTCCAGTTGGAGAATGTTCAGATGCAGAAcaaacttctttttcttttcctgcaGCTAACAACACATTATCGATCG GACCGAGGATGACTGTGGCGCCCCAGCCTCCGAAAACATTCAATGATGCAGATGTTGTGACTAAAGCTGTACCACACGCTACAGTCCAAGCAATATCCACTGTTGTTGATGGGGCTAAAAGTAAACTTGAAATTCTTGAGGAAAGGATTCGTGCCATTGAGGGTGGTAGAAGCTATGGGTTCGATGATGTGGCGAGATTAAGCTTGGTTCCTGGTGTGATGATACCACACAAGTTTAAGGTCCAagaatttgaaaagtataaGGGCACCACATGCCCTAAAAGCCATATGATAATGTACGATAGAAAGATGGCTGCTTATGCCTATGATGAAAAATTGCTAATACATTGA